The following coding sequences lie in one Psychrilyobacter atlanticus DSM 19335 genomic window:
- a CDS encoding response regulator transcription factor, producing MKILIVEDDKRISKFLEIEFLREGYKVELAFEGKSALEKVKNNFFNIMLLDLMIPNISGEDLCKKIREESDIPIIVLTAKNSLISKIQLLDIGADDYITKPFEIEELFARIRVTLRNKSHYLTDGFETYGEISLKRDSKEITVRGKIVSLSKKEYNLIEYFFLNKEMVLSREKIVESVWGYDFEGNLSIVDACIKNMRKKLKLERPLISSIRGVGYIFKDNKK from the coding sequence TTGAAAATATTAATAGTAGAAGATGATAAAAGAATAAGTAAGTTTTTAGAGATAGAATTTTTAAGAGAAGGGTATAAAGTGGAGCTGGCCTTTGAGGGTAAAAGTGCTTTAGAAAAAGTGAAAAATAATTTTTTTAATATAATGCTTTTAGATCTTATGATTCCAAATATATCAGGGGAAGATCTCTGTAAAAAAATCAGGGAGGAGTCTGATATACCTATAATTGTGCTCACAGCAAAAAATAGTCTGATCTCAAAGATACAGTTACTCGATATAGGAGCTGATGACTATATCACTAAACCCTTTGAAATTGAAGAACTCTTTGCCAGGATAAGGGTAACCTTGCGAAATAAAAGTCACTACCTTACAGACGGGTTTGAAACATACGGGGAGATCAGTTTGAAGAGAGATTCAAAGGAAATAACTGTCAGAGGGAAAATAGTATCTTTGAGTAAAAAAGAATATAACTTAATTGAATATTTTTTCTTGAATAAAGAGATGGTTCTGTCCAGAGAAAAAATTGTAGAATCTGTATGGGGATATGACTTTGAAGGGAACCTGAGTATTGTGGATGCCTGTATAAAGAATATGAGAAAAAAATTAAAATTAGAAAGACCATTGATCTCATCTATAAGGGGCGTCGGGTATATCTTTAAAGATAATAAGAAATAG
- a CDS encoding ABC transporter ATP-binding protein has product MNENLGVNLIEVQDLKKYYPIKKGVLRRTVDHVKAVDGVSFNIKKGETLGLVGESGCGKSTLGRTLMNLYEKSGGEVFYNGTNIHDASKGKMNELRKEMQIIFQDPYSSLNPRLTVEQTIGEAVKFHKMKKKNELYDHIRGTASRCGVDPNHLTRYPHEFSGGQRQRIGIARALALNPKFIVCDESVSALDVSVQAKVINLLKDLQKEEELTYLFITHDLSVVKHISDRIAVMYFGRIVELAETNKLFESPVHFYTKKLLSAIPKSHPRKNTKNYTSEKTPEWVKIPAGYKIDDRDPKKRDTESVMVEVRDGHFIACYKTD; this is encoded by the coding sequence ATGAATGAGAATTTAGGAGTAAACTTAATAGAAGTACAGGATTTAAAAAAATACTACCCGATAAAAAAAGGTGTATTGAGAAGAACTGTAGATCATGTAAAAGCTGTAGATGGAGTTTCATTCAATATAAAAAAAGGGGAAACTCTAGGACTTGTAGGAGAATCTGGATGTGGAAAATCTACCCTTGGAAGAACACTTATGAACCTATATGAAAAAAGTGGTGGAGAAGTTTTTTATAATGGGACAAATATTCACGATGCAAGTAAGGGAAAGATGAATGAACTCAGAAAGGAGATGCAAATAATTTTTCAAGATCCTTATTCTTCATTGAACCCAAGATTGACTGTAGAACAGACCATTGGAGAAGCTGTAAAATTTCATAAGATGAAGAAAAAGAATGAATTATATGATCATATAAGAGGAACGGCCAGTAGATGTGGGGTAGATCCCAACCATTTGACTAGATATCCCCATGAATTTAGTGGTGGACAAAGACAAAGGATTGGAATTGCTAGGGCATTAGCTCTAAATCCAAAATTTATTGTCTGTGATGAATCTGTATCAGCCCTGGATGTTTCGGTACAAGCAAAAGTAATAAATTTGTTGAAGGACCTTCAAAAAGAAGAGGAGCTTACATATCTTTTTATAACCCACGATCTATCAGTTGTAAAACATATCTCTGATAGGATAGCAGTAATGTATTTTGGAAGGATAGTGGAATTAGCAGAAACAAATAAATTATTTGAATCACCAGTTCATTTTTATACGAAAAAATTATTATCTGCCATACCTAAGTCCCATCCAAGAAAGAATACAAAGAACTATACAAGTGAAAAAACACCAGAATGGGTAAAGATACCAGCTGGTTATAAGATCGATGACAGAGATCCAAAGAAGAGAGACACAGAATCTGTTATGGTTGAAGTTAGAGATGGACATTTTATAGCCTGTTATAAGACAGATTAA
- a CDS encoding pilin has product MRKIKKGFTALELLIVVAIIGVLAITVVPKIINSLNKAKVAKVAQKLELIRLKLSFEETLAEVFPDLANNDDYLKNKFDVKFTESFSFNDEGHGETDNIVIFRDNKGGWIYNRENGEVYANLPNGAYTSDVDNEIWGGETVPISKIKYSDTLSYGRLQFLNEDGEWEDMIDGETYPADAEIVYLPDSDSISGNTNQVNIGSNTGETVSLSDWGTVNGNTAVLESDGVTITTTVSSGNLATFNGPNSHVGAGIGNASSNGLSSGEKLKIDIDGENINKVIFTLDGLGGYFDVNSRHATKVKISAFDVDGKLIETQSSYRQSGDFLDQYSFEITQPVSYFELTSSGSNGSYVVQNVDLIRSAQDQVNLTIQNPDGTTEVISKDILLDGTNSDDIVTVREKPKEEGEEGDS; this is encoded by the coding sequence ATGAGAAAGATAAAAAAAGGATTTACAGCATTAGAATTATTAATAGTAGTAGCAATAATAGGAGTCTTAGCAATAACGGTAGTCCCTAAAATAATCAATAGTTTAAATAAAGCAAAGGTAGCAAAGGTAGCTCAAAAACTAGAATTAATCAGATTAAAATTATCATTTGAAGAAACTTTAGCGGAAGTATTCCCGGATTTAGCAAATAATGATGACTATTTAAAAAATAAATTTGATGTAAAATTTACAGAGTCTTTTTCATTTAATGATGAAGGTCATGGAGAAACAGATAATATTGTTATATTCAGAGATAATAAAGGGGGCTGGATATACAATAGGGAAAATGGAGAAGTCTATGCCAACCTGCCCAATGGAGCATATACGTCAGATGTTGACAATGAAATTTGGGGAGGAGAAACAGTGCCTATATCTAAAATAAAATATAGCGATACTCTATCCTATGGAAGATTACAGTTTTTAAATGAAGATGGGGAATGGGAAGATATGATAGATGGAGAAACCTATCCGGCAGATGCAGAGATAGTATACCTTCCAGATTCCGATAGTATTTCAGGCAATACAAATCAAGTAAACATCGGTTCAAATACCGGAGAAACAGTCAGCTTAAGTGATTGGGGAACAGTTAATGGGAATACAGCAGTCTTGGAATCTGACGGGGTAACTATTACGACGACAGTTTCATCTGGAAATTTAGCTACTTTTAATGGGCCAAATAGTCATGTAGGAGCTGGGATAGGAAATGCTTCTAGTAATGGACTAAGTTCTGGTGAAAAACTAAAAATAGATATAGACGGAGAAAACATAAATAAAGTTATCTTTACTCTAGATGGTTTAGGTGGATATTTTGATGTGAATAGCAGGCATGCTACTAAAGTAAAAATTTCTGCCTTTGATGTAGATGGAAAATTAATAGAAACACAAAGTAGTTATAGACAATCAGGTGATTTTTTAGATCAATATTCCTTTGAAATTACTCAACCAGTTTCCTATTTTGAACTAACATCTTCAGGAAGTAATGGTAGTTATGTAGTACAAAATGTAGATCTAATCAGAAGTGCCCAAGATCAGGTTAATTTGACAATTCAAAATCCAGACGGGACAACTGAAGTAATATCCAAGGATATCCTTTTAGACGGAACAAATTCAGATGACATTGTTACTGTAAGGGAAAAACCAAAAGAAGAAGGCGAGGAAGGGGATAGCTAA
- a CDS encoding ABC transporter permease, protein MLKYIIRRVIVSVFVLFVMSAMIYTIFAFAPGDPVGSQMDPNMTDAMMAKLRAQYGLDQPVYKRYFYWLWAALHGDMGYSIQYSKPTVEVIKTYMWNSFTLAVPAIIISNMIAIPLGVISAVKHNTHIDKAIGLITLAGISCPSFFIALLVIKKLAMDFGLFPFSGMVTPGAGFTGVAYFFDLLRHAALPLIVMVSTGIAGMVMFVRSFMLNVLSQDYVRTARAKGLPQRTVIYKHAFRNTLIPIVTMFSGILGGLFGGSIIIESMFAWPGMGTIALGAVTFRDYPLIMASNIFFATLMLLGYLISDIVYGIVDPRVKLD, encoded by the coding sequence ATGTTAAAGTACATAATTAGAAGAGTCATAGTATCAGTATTTGTATTGTTTGTCATGTCAGCTATGATATATACAATATTTGCATTTGCACCTGGGGATCCTGTGGGAAGTCAGATGGATCCAAATATGACCGACGCAATGATGGCAAAATTGCGGGCACAATATGGATTAGACCAGCCGGTATATAAGAGATATTTTTATTGGCTATGGGCAGCACTCCATGGAGATATGGGGTACTCAATCCAGTACAGTAAACCAACTGTAGAAGTTATAAAGACCTATATGTGGAACAGTTTTACCCTGGCAGTTCCAGCAATTATAATATCAAATATGATTGCTATACCATTGGGGGTTATTTCAGCTGTGAAACATAATACACATATCGACAAGGCCATCGGGTTAATAACTTTAGCAGGAATATCATGTCCATCATTTTTTATAGCATTGTTGGTAATAAAAAAATTAGCTATGGATTTTGGGTTATTTCCATTTTCTGGGATGGTAACACCTGGAGCAGGATTCACAGGAGTGGCATATTTCTTTGACCTCCTACGTCATGCAGCTCTACCTCTTATCGTTATGGTAAGTACTGGAATAGCAGGGATGGTTATGTTTGTCAGATCATTTATGTTAAATGTACTCAGTCAAGACTATGTAAGAACAGCCAGAGCCAAAGGACTTCCTCAGAGAACAGTTATTTATAAACATGCCTTTAGGAATACATTGATCCCTATAGTAACTATGTTTTCAGGAATATTAGGAGGACTCTTTGGAGGAAGTATCATTATCGAGAGTATGTTTGCCTGGCCTGGAATGGGAACTATAGCCTTGGGAGCAGTAACCTTTAGAGACTACCCCCTTATTATGGCAAGCAATATATTCTTTGCCACATTGATGTTATTGGGATATTTAATCTCGGACATTGTTTATGGTATTGTAGATCCTAGAGTAAAGTTAGATTAA
- a CDS encoding ABC transporter substrate-binding protein, with translation MKKILLLSTMVLALLACGQDNEKTKGETKAVSSTAIEKKVENPAKKRGGTINLAITAKFEGKFNPSLSSTAYDSKVNSYIFETMLSYGNDFKFKPGSLVENYEYKPEKMQYIFHIKKGVKFQDGVELTSEDVKFTYSLYARPEYDGRSSFASASIKGFQEVADGKVRYISGIETPDKYTVIFNMTEANARSLNNFVSRIMPKHYYEYDKPENYKTEFLTKNETPLGSGPYKLTEYKPGEYVVLDRFTDFHQGPSEVQKIVIRYIPSDSVSPALGTGDLDIASLPGRKSKEKELASSNNLVNFQNTPPAKYSYIGFNLRKDKFKDKSVRQALAYGLNRELYADKVLEGYAKVVNQPLVPQHWASSKNVNDYAYNPEKAKKMLEDDGWKTGNDGFRYKDGEKLAFVLETAASSGQSSTGKTLIALIKQNWKEIGVDVDIQLVDFNAMVKDIDSKEPKFDTIMLAWSTIADPDQSNTFKTGGSNNFVGYSNSIVDELSVEGLAKNNPEERAPIYDKLIKQINEDLPYIFLVSPTGVEGINKRISGLDYMNDMTIGEAVMDNTVKLER, from the coding sequence ATGAAAAAAATATTATTACTAAGTACCATGGTCTTAGCCTTACTTGCATGCGGTCAAGACAACGAAAAAACAAAGGGTGAGACAAAGGCAGTTTCCAGCACAGCTATAGAGAAAAAAGTTGAAAATCCAGCTAAAAAAAGGGGTGGAACTATTAATTTAGCCATAACAGCTAAATTTGAGGGAAAGTTCAATCCATCTCTATCATCTACAGCCTATGATTCTAAGGTAAATAGCTATATCTTTGAAACAATGTTAAGTTATGGAAATGATTTTAAATTTAAGCCTGGAAGTCTGGTAGAAAATTATGAATATAAACCCGAGAAAATGCAGTATATTTTTCATATAAAAAAGGGTGTTAAATTTCAAGATGGGGTAGAACTTACATCTGAAGATGTAAAGTTTACCTACAGTCTATATGCAAGACCTGAGTATGATGGAAGGTCATCCTTTGCCTCAGCTTCTATAAAGGGGTTCCAAGAGGTAGCAGATGGGAAAGTGAGATATATAAGCGGGATTGAAACTCCGGATAAATATACAGTTATTTTTAATATGACAGAAGCCAATGCCAGATCCCTTAATAACTTTGTGTCCAGGATAATGCCTAAACACTACTATGAATATGATAAACCGGAAAATTATAAAACTGAATTTTTAACTAAAAATGAAACTCCATTAGGATCGGGACCATATAAATTAACCGAATATAAACCGGGGGAATATGTTGTCCTAGATAGGTTTACAGATTTCCACCAGGGACCTTCAGAGGTTCAAAAAATAGTAATCAGATATATCCCTAGTGACTCTGTATCTCCAGCTTTAGGAACTGGAGATCTAGATATAGCAAGTCTTCCTGGCAGAAAGAGTAAGGAAAAGGAGCTGGCATCCTCAAATAACCTGGTTAACTTCCAAAATACTCCACCAGCCAAATATTCATATATTGGATTTAACCTGAGAAAGGATAAATTTAAGGATAAGTCGGTAAGGCAGGCTCTGGCTTATGGGTTAAACAGGGAACTCTATGCAGATAAAGTTTTGGAAGGCTATGCAAAAGTAGTAAATCAACCTTTAGTTCCCCAGCATTGGGCCAGCTCTAAAAACGTAAATGACTATGCTTATAATCCTGAAAAGGCTAAGAAGATGTTGGAAGATGATGGGTGGAAGACAGGAAATGATGGATTTAGATATAAGGACGGGGAAAAGTTAGCATTTGTTCTTGAAACAGCAGCATCATCAGGACAAAGTTCTACTGGTAAAACATTGATAGCTCTAATAAAACAAAACTGGAAAGAGATTGGTGTAGATGTAGATATTCAGTTGGTGGATTTCAATGCCATGGTTAAAGACATCGATAGTAAAGAACCTAAATTTGACACCATAATGTTAGCGTGGTCTACAATTGCAGATCCAGATCAATCTAATACCTTTAAAACAGGTGGATCTAATAACTTTGTGGGGTATTCCAATAGTATTGTAGATGAATTGTCTGTGGAAGGACTAGCTAAAAATAATCCTGAAGAGAGAGCTCCAATCTACGACAAACTTATAAAGCAAATAAATGAGGATCTGCCGTATATCTTCTTGGTAAGTCCTACAGGGGTAGAGGGAATCAACAAAAGGATAAGCGGACTGGATTATATGAACGACATGACTATTGGAGAGGCAGTTATGGATAATACAGTTAAACTCGAAAGATAG
- a CDS encoding ABC transporter permease, which translates to MDNRSKSPLAIMLKRFKRDRIALAALILLGCIALLALLTPLISKGLGIGPDDIDMDVLINGSPFSPGGNHILGTDESGRDIFIRLLYGSRISLTIGLVAVSISTTLGIIMGGAAGYYGGAIDNAIMRIIEVINVLPVMVLLITLIAITGPNIYMIMMVLGIVGWTGIARQIRGQLLTLREQEFMLATKALGLSDARKIFVHLVPNTISYLIISITLGMAGAILSESMLSFLGLVSPTAATWGNMINGARSIYTIQNYWWIWMTPGVAIFITVMCFNLVGAGLRYALDPKSK; encoded by the coding sequence ATGGATAATAGATCAAAATCTCCTTTAGCGATTATGCTGAAGAGATTTAAAAGAGATAGAATAGCACTGGCAGCACTAATTTTATTGGGGTGTATTGCACTTCTTGCATTATTAACACCTTTGATATCAAAGGGTCTTGGAATAGGTCCCGATGATATAGATATGGATGTACTTATAAATGGGTCACCATTTTCACCAGGAGGAAATCATATTTTGGGAACCGATGAATCTGGAAGAGATATTTTTATCAGACTCTTATATGGTAGTAGAATTTCGTTGACAATAGGTCTGGTAGCAGTGAGTATATCTACTACATTGGGAATAATAATGGGTGGAGCAGCGGGTTATTATGGAGGAGCAATAGATAATGCGATCATGAGAATTATCGAGGTAATTAATGTATTGCCGGTAATGGTACTACTGATTACTCTGATAGCTATTACAGGACCTAATATCTATATGATTATGATGGTTTTGGGAATTGTTGGATGGACAGGAATCGCAAGACAGATAAGGGGACAACTTTTAACCCTCCGGGAACAAGAATTTATGTTGGCTACAAAGGCATTGGGACTTAGCGATGCCAGAAAAATATTTGTACATTTGGTACCTAATACAATATCATATCTAATTATTTCGATTACATTGGGAATGGCAGGGGCAATATTAAGTGAGTCAATGTTATCCTTCTTAGGATTAGTTTCTCCTACAGCAGCTACATGGGGCAATATGATAAATGGAGCTAGGTCAATCTACACAATTCAGAATTATTGGTGGATATGGATGACTCCAGGAGTAGCTATATTTATTACAGTAATGTGCTTTAATTTAGTAGGAGCAGGTCTAAGATATGCTCTTGATCCAAAATCCAAATAA
- a CDS encoding Na+/H+ antiporter family protein, producing MLTNPVLLSVILMSVLCLLNLNVILSLIIAALFGGILSGIPLNEVMNILVGGMGGNAETALSYILLGALATAIHETGLATLLSKKIAKTIKGKRYVLLIIIAAISCLSQNLIPVHIAFIPILIPSLLKIMNILKIDRRGVACALTFGLKTPYIALPVGFGLIFHGIIADQMTANGMEISKSIIWKGMAFPAIGMIVGVLVAIFISYRKPREYEEVEFTEPDLSEDEDIKFTRSHFAALVGAGTALVIQLTIGSLPLGAIVGLGIMVTFGAIKWKSLNDITNNGIHMMGFIAFVMLVASGYGAVIRETGGVQALVDVTAGIVGESKFFASLIMIILGLIITMGIGTSFGTIPIIAVIYVPLCLKLGFSPLATAILIGTAAALGDAGSPASDSTLGPTAGLNADNQHDHIWDTCVPTFLHFNIPLVIFGVIGAMVF from the coding sequence ATGTTAACAAACCCAGTTTTATTATCAGTTATCTTGATGAGTGTTTTATGTCTATTGAACCTGAATGTCATATTATCTCTCATTATAGCTGCATTATTTGGAGGGATTCTATCGGGTATCCCTCTAAATGAAGTTATGAATATTTTAGTAGGAGGGATGGGAGGAAACGCTGAAACTGCACTGAGTTATATCTTGCTTGGAGCTTTGGCTACAGCAATTCATGAGACCGGACTGGCTACGCTATTATCTAAAAAAATTGCCAAGACAATAAAAGGGAAAAGATATGTGTTGCTAATTATTATTGCAGCCATCAGCTGCTTATCCCAGAATCTTATACCGGTTCATATTGCTTTTATACCAATTCTTATACCTTCATTATTAAAAATTATGAATATATTAAAAATTGATAGAAGGGGAGTAGCTTGTGCTCTTACCTTTGGTCTTAAAACCCCTTATATTGCTCTGCCAGTAGGATTTGGACTGATCTTTCACGGGATTATTGCTGATCAGATGACGGCAAATGGAATGGAGATTTCTAAATCAATAATCTGGAAAGGGATGGCATTCCCGGCTATAGGAATGATAGTTGGTGTTTTGGTTGCAATATTTATCAGTTATCGAAAACCCCGGGAATACGAAGAGGTCGAATTTACTGAACCTGATCTTAGTGAAGATGAAGATATTAAATTTACAAGATCACATTTTGCTGCCTTAGTTGGAGCAGGGACAGCCTTGGTTATTCAATTAACGATAGGTTCGCTTCCTCTAGGTGCAATTGTAGGTTTGGGAATCATGGTAACCTTTGGGGCGATAAAGTGGAAGAGTCTCAATGATATAACCAACAATGGGATACATATGATGGGATTTATTGCATTTGTGATGCTGGTTGCCTCAGGTTATGGAGCGGTAATCAGAGAAACTGGAGGAGTACAGGCCTTGGTTGACGTGACAGCAGGAATTGTAGGAGAAAGTAAATTTTTTGCTTCCCTTATAATGATTATCCTGGGGCTGATCATCACCATGGGAATCGGAACTTCCTTTGGTACAATCCCTATTATTGCAGTTATCTATGTACCTCTCTGTTTAAAATTAGGATTTAGCCCCCTTGCAACTGCTATACTTATAGGGACAGCAGCAGCACTTGGTGATGCAGGATCTCCTGCTTCCGATAGTACATTAGGTCCTACTGCCGGTCTTAATGCAGATAACCAGCATGATCATATCTGGGATACATGTGTCCCGACTTTCCTGCACTTTAATATACCCCTTGTAATATTTGGTGTAATTGGAGCAATGGTATTTTAG
- a CDS encoding sensor histidine kinase — MKKKYISKDLKKSYFIIIAVILAVFIQITMFSWNHSKKNGKKEVQIIVDFLKKEISDPDELDLREKVEDALGEVPGFKNLSIIIKNKDFNLKKGDTVFEDLPARDKVTIYGLYKYYIYNDVIYDEENNSVQVTVVKNLEDNIEFVVDIFLIFTVVFILLNLTVLFLYKYFYKHMISQIKNIEEEFNSLDIYGESFKLIESKDSYYEENKNIINATNNMLIRLNDQKNQQMDFIHSASHEMKTPLTVMKGYTGMLERWAIDDGDKDVIKEYVGVISNTINESTQLIEKLLFLVQNDIELTLETLDLKKLVREIYMKLLIKYPESELVIEGDGEISTDKVLIKLLLLNLIENAIKYGDNKKVEIKINAGFLSISNDGEHIEEENLNRIFDRFYREDQSRNNDIEGHGLGLSIVKVISKQLGFQVEIKNKERAGVISKLYFNK, encoded by the coding sequence ATGAAAAAAAAATATATAAGCAAAGATTTGAAAAAATCATATTTTATAATTATAGCAGTGATCTTAGCTGTATTTATTCAGATAACCATGTTCAGCTGGAACCACAGCAAAAAAAATGGGAAAAAAGAAGTTCAGATTATAGTTGATTTTTTAAAAAAAGAGATATCTGATCCGGATGAATTGGATTTGAGGGAAAAGGTTGAAGATGCATTGGGTGAAGTCCCAGGATTTAAAAACCTTTCCATCATTATAAAAAATAAGGATTTTAATTTAAAAAAAGGAGATACAGTCTTCGAGGATCTTCCTGCAAGGGATAAGGTGACCATTTATGGACTTTATAAATATTATATCTATAACGATGTTATCTATGATGAGGAGAACAACTCAGTTCAGGTAACTGTCGTTAAAAATTTAGAGGATAATATTGAATTTGTTGTGGATATATTTTTAATATTTACAGTGGTTTTTATCTTATTGAATCTGACAGTTTTATTTCTTTATAAATATTTTTATAAACATATGATCTCTCAGATTAAAAATATAGAAGAAGAATTTAATAGCCTGGACATATACGGAGAAAGTTTTAAACTGATAGAAAGTAAGGATAGTTATTATGAGGAGAATAAAAATATAATCAATGCCACCAACAATATGCTCATAAGATTAAATGATCAAAAAAACCAGCAGATGGATTTTATCCACAGTGCATCCCATGAGATGAAAACTCCCCTTACAGTGATGAAGGGTTATACAGGGATGTTGGAACGATGGGCCATAGACGATGGGGATAAAGATGTTATAAAAGAATATGTAGGAGTGATATCTAATACTATCAATGAAAGTACACAACTCATTGAAAAACTATTATTTTTGGTCCAGAATGATATAGAACTAACATTGGAAACCCTAGATTTGAAAAAATTAGTAAGGGAGATCTACATGAAATTATTGATCAAATACCCTGAGAGCGAACTTGTGATAGAGGGAGACGGTGAAATATCCACAGATAAAGTTTTAATAAAGCTATTACTTCTTAATTTGATAGAAAACGCCATTAAATATGGAGACAATAAAAAGGTAGAAATTAAAATAAATGCAGGATTTTTATCTATTTCAAATGATGGGGAACATATTGAGGAAGAAAATTTAAATAGGATCTTTGACAGATTTTATAGGGAGGATCAATCTCGAAATAATGATATTGAAGGTCATGGACTGGGGTTATCTATAGTAAAGGTGATCTCAAAACAGCTTGGTTTCCAGGTAGAGATAAAAAATAAAGAGAGAGCAGGAGTTATTTCAAAACTATATTTTAACAAGTGA
- a CDS encoding ABC transporter ATP-binding protein, which translates to MKKILEIDDLKFYFRLEEDKSIVKAVDGVSFDMYEGETLGIVGESGSGKSVTTMAIMGIVPMPPGFVEGGEIRFQGDNLFSMDPDKLRNMRGSDMSVIFQEPMTSLNPVLTIGDQLTEVLFFHQKLSKKDAKAKAIGMLEKVGIAGPERVYNGYPHNLSGGQRQRVVIAMALLCEPKLLIADEPTTALDVTIQAEILKLLKDIKEEFKTSTIFITHDLGVIAEVADRVVVMYRGRVMEIATIDDLFDNPIHPYTVGLMNSMPSIDTDSDELYSMPEKIGHPIAIDRGGNYEITDEIYYEDDTQMITLENRELRVHLKKEVD; encoded by the coding sequence ATGAAAAAAATATTAGAAATAGATGATTTAAAGTTTTATTTTAGACTAGAAGAGGATAAATCTATAGTAAAAGCTGTAGATGGTGTTAGTTTTGATATGTATGAAGGTGAAACTCTAGGAATAGTAGGTGAATCTGGAAGTGGAAAAAGTGTTACCACCATGGCAATAATGGGGATTGTTCCTATGCCTCCAGGGTTTGTAGAAGGAGGAGAGATAAGATTTCAAGGAGATAATTTATTTTCTATGGATCCTGATAAGTTGAGAAATATGAGGGGAAGTGATATGTCAGTTATCTTTCAAGAGCCTATGACATCTCTAAATCCTGTATTAACTATTGGAGATCAGCTTACAGAGGTACTATTTTTTCATCAAAAATTATCAAAAAAAGATGCCAAAGCAAAAGCCATAGGAATGCTGGAAAAAGTAGGAATAGCAGGACCAGAAAGAGTTTATAATGGATATCCACATAATTTGAGTGGGGGACAAAGGCAGAGGGTAGTAATAGCTATGGCACTTTTGTGTGAACCAAAACTACTTATTGCAGATGAACCCACTACAGCTCTAGACGTTACCATTCAGGCAGAGATCCTAAAATTATTAAAGGATATAAAGGAGGAGTTTAAAACTTCTACTATATTTATAACTCACGATCTAGGAGTAATCGCAGAAGTAGCAGATAGGGTAGTAGTTATGTATAGAGGAAGAGTTATGGAAATAGCTACAATCGATGATCTATTTGATAATCCTATCCATCCATATACAGTTGGGCTTATGAATTCTATGCCGAGTATAGATACTGACAGTGATGAACTGTATTCTATGCCAGAGAAAATCGGACATCCTATAGCAATTGATAGAGGTGGAAACTATGAAATTACAGATGAAATTTATTATGAGGATGATACCCAGATGATAACACTAGAAAATAGAGAGCTGAGAGTCCATCTAAAAAAAGAGGTTGATTAA
- a CDS encoding FMN-binding protein — protein sequence MKTYKLKDKMFEICLGLFFFIGISLTIWDNSSKENLIGTSKGYKGPIEVEVTLRGEKIIGIKILKENDTEGIKEKAFRGIINGVITKQSIAIDSIAGASYSSVGLKKAILNAVEPKKILNIEEVQPYLEVTSDFFDND from the coding sequence ATGAAAACTTATAAACTAAAAGATAAAATGTTTGAAATATGTTTGGGGTTATTTTTTTTTATAGGAATCTCTTTGACCATCTGGGATAATTCCTCTAAAGAAAATTTAATTGGAACCAGTAAAGGCTATAAAGGTCCCATAGAAGTAGAAGTTACTTTGAGGGGAGAAAAAATAATAGGTATAAAAATATTGAAAGAAAATGATACAGAAGGAATAAAAGAAAAAGCGTTTCGTGGAATTATAAATGGTGTTATAACAAAACAAAGTATTGCAATTGACAGTATAGCAGGAGCCAGTTATAGTTCTGTTGGTTTAAAAAAAGCTATTTTAAATGCTGTAGAACCTAAGAAAATTTTAAACATAGAGGAGGTACAACCATATTTAGAAGTGACGAGTGATTTTTTTGATAACGATTAA